One genomic window of Methanosarcina acetivorans C2A includes the following:
- a CDS encoding NAD-dependent succinate-semialdehyde dehydrogenase translates to MKIKSINPYTEEINRTYGSFPIEECRNRIEKSRAAFSGWSSLPAEERAKFFLNVAELLRRNTEIYAGIITEEMGKPIRQSRSEVQKCVRLCDYYAENAAGLLKAEIVELGAEKSYVTFEPLGVVFGIMPWNFPFWQVFRFAVPAICAGNVCVLKHASNVPGSALEIEKIFLEAGFREYVFKTLLIDSKTAMEIIKEELVDGVSLTGSTGAGSKIGKLAGEAIKPQVLELGGSDPFIVLEDADIERAAQAGVRSRFLNAGQSYTAAKRFIVVEEVVGDFIEAFELHMQELKIGDPIDEETDIGPLAKKEFVEILEKILEDARKKGAEPQTYGEKHKKGFFFNPTIIPAASTYMEVCNIEVFGPVAPVITAKDEDEAVEVANSIEFGLGAKIWSGDLERAEKLAKRIRAGSVAVNGMIRSDPRLPFGGTGKSGVGRELSHYGLKEFVNIKTVVVNK, encoded by the coding sequence ATGAAAATCAAATCCATTAATCCTTATACCGAAGAAATAAACCGGACTTATGGTTCTTTTCCTATCGAAGAATGCAGGAACAGGATCGAGAAATCAAGGGCTGCTTTTTCAGGGTGGAGTTCATTGCCAGCAGAGGAAAGAGCAAAATTTTTCTTGAATGTTGCGGAGCTGCTTCGACGGAATACTGAAATTTATGCCGGGATTATTACAGAGGAGATGGGGAAGCCCATCAGGCAGTCCAGAAGTGAAGTCCAAAAATGTGTCAGGCTCTGTGACTATTATGCGGAAAATGCGGCTGGATTATTGAAGGCTGAAATTGTGGAGCTCGGGGCTGAGAAAAGTTATGTTACTTTTGAGCCTCTGGGAGTGGTTTTCGGGATCATGCCCTGGAATTTCCCTTTCTGGCAAGTTTTCAGGTTTGCAGTGCCTGCAATATGTGCAGGAAATGTCTGTGTGCTCAAACATGCCTCAAATGTGCCAGGATCAGCTCTTGAGATTGAAAAGATCTTTCTGGAAGCCGGATTTCGGGAGTATGTTTTCAAAACCCTTTTAATTGACTCGAAAACTGCAATGGAAATTATTAAAGAAGAATTGGTGGACGGGGTTTCGCTTACCGGCAGCACAGGCGCAGGCTCGAAAATCGGAAAACTTGCAGGAGAAGCTATCAAGCCTCAGGTACTGGAACTTGGAGGGTCGGACCCCTTCATAGTGCTCGAGGATGCCGATATCGAGAGGGCTGCACAGGCGGGTGTAAGGTCCCGTTTTCTGAACGCAGGACAGAGCTATACCGCTGCCAAGAGATTTATTGTTGTAGAAGAAGTTGTGGGGGATTTTATCGAGGCATTTGAACTCCATATGCAGGAACTGAAAATCGGGGATCCTATTGATGAGGAAACCGATATCGGGCCTCTTGCAAAAAAAGAATTCGTCGAAATACTTGAAAAAATTCTGGAAGATGCAAGAAAGAAAGGAGCAGAGCCTCAAACTTACGGAGAAAAGCATAAAAAAGGTTTTTTCTTCAATCCGACTATTATCCCTGCAGCCAGTACCTATATGGAAGTATGCAATATCGAGGTTTTCGGGCCTGTTGCACCGGTTATCACTGCAAAGGATGAGGACGAAGCAGTGGAAGTTGCAAACTCCATAGAATTCGGGCTTGGGGCCAAGATCTGGTCAGGAGACCTTGAAAGGGCCGAAAAGCTGGCAAAAAGGATCAGGGCAGGATCTGTGGCTGTCAATGGAATGATCAGGTCTGACCCGAGACTGCCTTTTGGCGGGACCGGGAAGTCAGGTGTCGGGAGGGAGCTTTCCCACTACGGACTCAAGGAATTTGTGAACATAAAGACTGTAGTTGTTAATAAATAA
- a CDS encoding O-methyltransferase: MFHDIFDPIKERMNYLELIDKNDRIDGTPKLHRLRQIPPETGKFIALMLSASPDGIAMEIGTSAGYSSMWLALACRETNRKLITFEIQEEKVKMARETFSKAGIENIVELVHGDARHLISRYAGISFCFLDCDKEYYPDCYEAVIPKMIRGGILIADNVISHAAMLKPFLDYVYNDQRVDTVLVPLKNGELVCRKR, translated from the coding sequence ATGTTCCATGACATATTTGACCCTATAAAGGAACGAATGAATTACCTTGAGCTTATCGATAAAAATGATAGAATTGATGGAACACCGAAATTACACAGGTTAAGACAGATTCCGCCGGAAACCGGTAAGTTTATTGCGCTCATGCTATCTGCCTCCCCGGATGGGATAGCTATGGAGATCGGTACAAGCGCAGGTTATTCATCCATGTGGCTTGCACTTGCATGTAGAGAGACAAACCGTAAATTAATCACATTCGAGATACAGGAAGAGAAAGTAAAAATGGCACGTGAAACCTTCTCGAAAGCCGGAATAGAGAACATCGTAGAACTCGTACATGGCGATGCCAGACACCTGATAAGCCGATACGCTGGGATTTCCTTTTGTTTCTTAGATTGCGATAAAGAATATTATCCTGATTGTTATGAGGCAGTCATACCTAAAATGATTAGGGGTGGCATATTGATAGCTGACAATGTGATAAGTCACGCTGCTATGCTCAAGCCATTTCTTGACTATGTGTACAATGACCAGCGAGTCGACACAGTACTTGTCCCACTTAAAAACGGAGAGTTGGTTTGCCGGAAAAGATGA